The stretch of DNA CAGGAGCGATTGTGGGTTGCGGCTCATGCCGATGATGGGAACATTGCGGCGCAGGATAGCGGGGATGAAGCGGAGGAGTTCGTCGGTTTGTCCGGAGTTGCTCAAGGCGAGGATGACATCGTTGGAGGTCATCACGCCGAGATCGCCGTGGTAGACGTCGAGTGGGTTGATGAAGAAGGCTGGTGTGCCGGTGCTGGAGAGGGTGGCAGCGATTTTAGCTCCGATGTTTCCGCTTTTGCCTACACCGGTAACGATGATCTTTCCGGTGCAGTGAAACATCATTTCGACGGCTTGATCGAAGTGTTGGTCGAGTTGTGGGATGAGGTCGAGCAGGGCTTGGGCCTCGTCTCGGAGGCATTGTGCAGCGTAGGCTCTGACATTTTTGATTCTGTCGGTTGACTGGTTCATTTTTGCTGTTGTTGAGGGGAGATTAGAGGAGTTGGGTGAGGAGAGCCTCAAGTTGATCGAGGTAGAGCATGTTGGGTCCATCGCTTAGGGCTTGGTCGGGTTGCGGATGCACTTCGAAGAAGAATCCGGTGGCACCGAACGCTTTGGCGGCGAGTGCCATCGAGGGAATGAATCGTCGGTCGCCGCCGGTGTGTCCATTTCCCGATCCGGGTCGTTGAACACTATGTGTGCAGTCCATGATGACGGTGGAAACGATGTCGTGCATGTCGGGAATGTTTCTGAAGTCTACCACGAGATTGTTATACCCGAAGCAATTGCCTCGTTCGGTGAGCCATATGTCGTGTGCCCCGGCGTCTCGAGCCTTTTCTACGGGGTATCGCATGTCGTGTGCGCTGAGGAATTGTGCCTTTTTGATGTTGACCGTTTTCCCGGTTTGTGCGGCGGCGACGAGCAGATCGGTTTGCCGACACAGAAAGGCGGGTATTTGGATGACGTCCACCACTTGGGCGACTTCTCTTGCTTGCCAGGCTTCGTGGATGTCGGTGAGCAGGCGTAGACCGAATCGTTCTTTGACGTTGGCCAGCATCTGGAGCCCAGTCTCGAGGCCTGGTCCTCGAAAGGAGCTGATCGAAGTGCGGTTGGCTTTGTCGAAGGAGGCTTTGAAAAGGATGTCAATGCCCAGGCGGGTATTGATCTGAACGAGTTGTTGGGCTACGGTGTCGAGCAGTTCTTGCGATTCGATGACGCAGGGTCCGGCTACGAATACGGGCTTTTTGTTGTCTGTTTGTTCCATGTTGTGTTATTGTTCTGGAGGCGAGGGCCGTCTCAATGGATGGTACAAAGGTACGAATTATTTTTTTAGGAGTAAGGAGATTTCTTTTAAGGAGGAGTGAAGGAATAAAAGGAGTTAAGACATTTCCTTCAATTCTTTCATCCCTAAAAGACACATTTGTCTTTACTCTTTTTACTCCTCTCACTCTTTCACTCCTCAAAGAAGCATTTGTCTTTGTTCCCTTTTATTCCTCTCACTCCTTCACTCCTAAGAAGCCTCCTTCCCCAAAAAAATCGTACTTTTGCAGATGAAAAAGAAAAAGATAGGAAGATGAAAGAAATTAATTGGGGATTTATTGGCTGTGGCGAGGTGACAGAGAAAAAGTCGGGCCCGGCTTTTAACGAAGTGGCGGGATCGCACGTGGAAGCTGTGATGAGCCGAACGGAGGAGAAAGCCCGATCGTATGCCGAACGACACCGAATTAGGAAATGGTATACCGACCCGAACGAACTCGTGGGTGACCCCGAGGTCAACGCCGTCTATATCGCTACGCCGCCCTCCAGTCATGCTACTTTCGCTTTGATGGCCATGAGGGCTGGAAAACCCGTCTATATTGAAAAGCCGCTGGCTGCGAGCTACGAAGACTGTGTGCGCATTAATCGCGTGAGCGAACAGACGGGGGTACCCTGTTTCGTGGCCTACTATCGAAGATACCTGCCCTACTTCCGCCGCGTAAAAGAGATTGTGGACAGCGGTGTGCTCGGGCGTATCGCTAACGTGCAGATCCGTTTCTCCGTTCCCCCGCGCGACCTCGATCGTGCTTTGGGCAATGCTCTGCCCTGGCGATTGCAACCCGATGTGGCCGGTGGTGGCTATTTCTACGATCTGGCTCCTCATCAGCTCGACCTCATTCAAAATCTCTTCGGCGTTATCACCCGCGCACACGGTTATTGTGCCAATCGAGCACAACTCTATAAGGTGGAGGATACGGTGAGTGCGGTCTTCGAGTTCGACAGCGGCGTGGTGGGTAGTGGCAGTTGGTGTTTCATCGGGCATCAGAGTGCCAAGGAAGATCGCATCGAAGTGATTGGTGACGGCGGTCGACTCTCTTTCTCTGTTTATACCTACGACCCCATCCAGCTCGTCACTACCGAGGGAGCTACGAGCATCGCCATCGACAATCCGCCCTATGTCCAACTGCCCATTATCCGCTCTGTGATAGAAGATTTGCAGGGCATCGGTAGGTGCGACTGTACCTCGGTGAGTGCTACACCGGTGAACTGGGTGATGGACCGGATTCTCAATAAATTCTGATGCGGATGAGGAACTCAACGTGGAAGACGTCTCGATGGCGGGGCTGCCTGGCCCTTCTCCTATGGCTTGCTTCGGCAGTTGCGGCTGCAGGCAATGTGCCGATACCTTTGACGGGAGATAGCGCGACGTCGGTTATCTCTACCGGCAAGAAAAAGCCTTTCCTCAAACGGGTAGGGGGAGCACTCTACGAGTTTGTTAAAGACTTCAGTCGAGTGGATACGCACTACGTCGAACCACAGAAATACAACTTCACCGTGATGCTTCAAAACACTAACACCTACGAGCTCTACCGACTCAACACCAACGACGGCTTTTCGGTTACTTTTGCTCCCGAGCCTACTGTTAAGCTCGGACCTTACGTGGGTTGGCGATGGGTGTTCCTGGGCTACACCGTCGGACTGAGACGACTCTCTGGCAATAACAAGGAAGAGTTCGACCTGAGCTTCTACAGTTCGCAAATCGGGGTTGATTTCTTCTACCGCAGCACCGGTAACAACTATAAAATCAAAAGCATTTCGTTCAACGAGAAAGTAGACCCCGCACCCATCCTCGGAGCCCCTTTCAACGGATTCGAAGCCAGCATTCGGGGGTTCAACCTCTACTACATTTTCAACCACCGTCGGTTTTCCTATCCCGCCGCTTTCAGTCAGAGCACCATCCAGCGGCGCAGCGTGGGCAGTATGCTGATCGGCATGGGTTATACTCGCCACCGGTTGAGCATTGACATCGGTCAGCTTGACGGACTTCTCGCCAATCGACTCAGACTGACCAACACCCACCTCATTCCGGCCGACAGTGCCTCTTTCGGAAGGGTGAATTATACCGACATCTCCCTCTCGGCCGGCTATGGCTACAACTGGGCCTTTGCCCGCAACTGGCTGTTGGCAGGGTCGCTCTCGCTCGGACTGGGCTACAAACGAACCACCGGCGACGTTGAGAACGAGAAAACCTCTTTCCGCGAATTCCTCTTCAACAGTATGGCCGTCGACGGTGTGGGCCGGTTTGCCCTCGTCTGGAACAACTCACGCTGGTATGCCGGAGCCAGTGCCATTCTTCACGCCTACAACTATCGGAAAAGCCGATTCTCGACCAACAATATGTTTGGCAACCTCAACTTCTACGTGGGGTATAATTTTGGGAAACGCAGCCGATGAGGCTTTCTCCCTACAACCGTAAAAACAGAAATGATGAAACAAAGAATCTCCATCCCATTGTTTGTTAGGAAGAGAATGTTCCGGATGTTGCTCCCGACGCTCCTCTTTGCTACTCTTACCGGTCGAGCCGCCACGCCGCAATATGTAAAACGAGACAGTGCTCAGGTGGTGAAATGGCTCGTCGAGGTCCAAGGCGACGCCCACCTCAGATCTTCGTCAGCCTCAGGCCGACTTATGCTCCACTTCGCCCGCAAATTTCTGGGCATTCCTTATGTGGGCGGCACGCTGGAGCGGAACAGCACCGAGCAGCTTGTCGTGAACCTGCAAGAGTTGGACTGTACCACGTTCGTCGAAACCGTTCTGGCCCTGACGCTATGCGCTCGTAATGGAAAAACAACTTTCGCCGACTTCTGCCGTTTCTTGCAGTTCGTTCGCTACCGCAACGGTGAGGTAGCCTATCCCGCCCGCCTACATTATTTCTCGGAGTGGATTGCCGACAACACGGCGATGGGCTACGTGGGCGAAGTGAAATGGAAACAGAAACCTTTTACGGCGCTGCAAACACTGCGAATCGACTACATGAGCCGTCATCCCGAGCTGTATCCCATGTTGCGGGCTCATCCCGCCTGGGTGCAGCCTATCCGGGCGATGGAGGAGCGGCTCTCGGGCTTACAAGTGCGTTACATTCCCAAACACGAAATCGGCAACACGCCCGTCTGTCGACAAGCGATTGCGGATGGCGACATTCTGGCCATCGTCACCTCGCGGGCAGGGCTCGACACCAGTCACATCGGTATCGCCGTTTGGAAAGCCGACGGGCTGCATCTGCTTCATGCCTCCTCGCTACGGCATCGGGTGGTGGAAGACCGTCCCACTCTGCGCGCTTATATGAACCGTCAGCCATCGCAGCTCGGCATCCGAGTGGTACGCGTGAAATAATTGAGAGAAGCAGTCGGCCCCTGCCGAAAATTTGAAAATGAGAAAAACAAAGCTTCCGACTACTCGGAAAGCTCAAAAATGAGAAAAACAGAGCTTCCGACTACTCGGAAGGCTCAAAAATGGAAAAAACAGAGCTTCCAACTACTTGGAAAGCTTGAAAATGAGAAAAACAGAGCTTCCAACTACTTGGAAGGCTCAAAAATGAGAAAAACAGAGCTTCCAACTACTTGGAAAGCTCAAAAATGGGAAAAACAAAGCTTCCAACTACTTGGAAGGCTTGAAAGTCCCCCCCGACCCTCTAACTGAGAGGGTCGGGGGCTTCTGTTAGAACGTCATTCGAAACATAATGCGGACGCCGTGCTTGTGGGCCGTCGGAAGATGGTTATAGTTGATGCGGTGCACATATTCCACATGAAAAACCTTGAAAATGTTGTGCACGCCGGCCACTGCCTCGAGGTAAGGGCGGCGGGGATTCATCACATAGGTACCTTCGGGGAAATACATCAGCAGCGTACTGCCGGCATTCTCTGCCAGGGTGGGATTGTTCTTCGAGGTGAGCGTTCCCCACAGACCTTTCACGCCGATGAATTCGCGCCACTTCAGTTTTCGAAGCAGCGGGACGCGGTTGAAAATCTTCCCGTTCATATCCCAGCTCAGGTCGAAACTGGCGTAACGGTCGTTGAGGAATTCCATGTTGTTCATCAAGCTGAACGTACCCTTCTGTTTGATGTACGAGAGATTGGCGGCAGGCATGATGAGCAACAGAAAGGGAACGCGGTTCCATTGGGCACCGGCATTGAGACGGACATCGATTTTCCCCCAACTGCTCATCCAAAAACGTTTGTAGAGTCCCACCTCGGTGAGATTATAGCGATAGTCGCCGCCGAGAAAACCTTTGATGCCGAGCGTGTGCGAGAGGGTGAAGACGGGGGCATCGAGATTGATGGGCAAACGTCGCTGCTTGGTGT from Prevotella sp. oral taxon 475 encodes:
- the kdsA gene encoding 3-deoxy-8-phosphooctulonate synthase; translation: MEQTDNKKPVFVAGPCVIESQELLDTVAQQLVQINTRLGIDILFKASFDKANRTSISSFRGPGLETGLQMLANVKERFGLRLLTDIHEAWQAREVAQVVDVIQIPAFLCRQTDLLVAAAQTGKTVNIKKAQFLSAHDMRYPVEKARDAGAHDIWLTERGNCFGYNNLVVDFRNIPDMHDIVSTVIMDCTHSVQRPGSGNGHTGGDRRFIPSMALAAKAFGATGFFFEVHPQPDQALSDGPNMLYLDQLEALLTQLL
- a CDS encoding Gfo/Idh/MocA family protein, encoding MKEINWGFIGCGEVTEKKSGPAFNEVAGSHVEAVMSRTEEKARSYAERHRIRKWYTDPNELVGDPEVNAVYIATPPSSHATFALMAMRAGKPVYIEKPLAASYEDCVRINRVSEQTGVPCFVAYYRRYLPYFRRVKEIVDSGVLGRIANVQIRFSVPPRDLDRALGNALPWRLQPDVAGGGYFYDLAPHQLDLIQNLFGVITRAHGYCANRAQLYKVEDTVSAVFEFDSGVVGSGSWCFIGHQSAKEDRIEVIGDGGRLSFSVYTYDPIQLVTTEGATSIAIDNPPYVQLPIIRSVIEDLQGIGRCDCTSVSATPVNWVMDRILNKF
- a CDS encoding DUF4421 domain-containing protein; this encodes MRNSTWKTSRWRGCLALLLWLASAVAAAGNVPIPLTGDSATSVISTGKKKPFLKRVGGALYEFVKDFSRVDTHYVEPQKYNFTVMLQNTNTYELYRLNTNDGFSVTFAPEPTVKLGPYVGWRWVFLGYTVGLRRLSGNNKEEFDLSFYSSQIGVDFFYRSTGNNYKIKSISFNEKVDPAPILGAPFNGFEASIRGFNLYYIFNHRRFSYPAAFSQSTIQRRSVGSMLIGMGYTRHRLSIDIGQLDGLLANRLRLTNTHLIPADSASFGRVNYTDISLSAGYGYNWAFARNWLLAGSLSLGLGYKRTTGDVENEKTSFREFLFNSMAVDGVGRFALVWNNSRWYAGASAILHAYNYRKSRFSTNNMFGNLNFYVGYNFGKRSR
- a CDS encoding N-acetylmuramoyl-L-alanine amidase-like domain-containing protein; translation: MFRMLLPTLLFATLTGRAATPQYVKRDSAQVVKWLVEVQGDAHLRSSSASGRLMLHFARKFLGIPYVGGTLERNSTEQLVVNLQELDCTTFVETVLALTLCARNGKTTFADFCRFLQFVRYRNGEVAYPARLHYFSEWIADNTAMGYVGEVKWKQKPFTALQTLRIDYMSRHPELYPMLRAHPAWVQPIRAMEERLSGLQVRYIPKHEIGNTPVCRQAIADGDILAIVTSRAGLDTSHIGIAVWKADGLHLLHASSLRHRVVEDRPTLRAYMNRQPSQLGIRVVRVK